The Dasypus novemcinctus isolate mDasNov1 chromosome 12, mDasNov1.1.hap2, whole genome shotgun sequence genome includes a window with the following:
- the KRT3 gene encoding keratin, type II cytoskeletal 3, with the protein MNRQSCKKSFSGGSQGFSGHSAVVSGSSRMSCVARSRGASGGACGFRSGGGGGFGSHSLYNLGGTKSISMSVAGGGSRAGGFGGGRSGGFGGGYGGGFGGGFGGGRGMGGGFGGAGGFGGAGGFGGPGGFGGPGGFGGPGGFGGPGGFGPGGFPGGIQEVTVNQSLLQPLNVEIDPQIGQVKAQEREQIKTLNNKFASFIDKVRFLEQQNKVLETKWNLLQQQGTNSVTGTNNLEPLFESYISSLRNHLSYLQGERGRLDSELRNMQDLVEDFKKKYEDEINKRTAAENEFVTLKKDVDAAYMNKVELQAKTDSLTDEINFLRTLYDAELSQMHTQVSDTSVVLSMDNSRSLDLDSIIAEVKAQYEEIANRSRAEAEAWYQTQLGELQTTAGRHGDDLKSTKSEIMELNRMIQRLRAEIENVKKQIANLQTAVAEAEQRGEMALKDAKAKLDGLETALTKAKDDLARLLRDYQELMNVKLALDVEIATYRKLLEGEECRMSGECQSAVNISVVSSSSTTSASAGGYGGGYGGGFGMGGGAGGGFGRGGGSGLGGGSGFGGGSGFGGSGGFGSGAGGRCGVSGGGFSSGSNRGSSSSSIKISQSSQRSFR; encoded by the exons ATGAACAGACAAAGCTGCAAGAAGTCCTTCAGTGGTGGGAGCCAAGGCTTCTCCGGCCACTCTGCCGTGGTCTCTGGCAGCAGCAGGATGAGCTGTGTGGCCCGCTCTCGGGGAGCCAGCGGAGGGGCCTGTGGGTTCCGGAGCGGAGGTGGTGGCGGCTTTGGCAGCCACAGCCTCTACAACCTGGGTGGCACCAAGAGCATCTCCATGAGTGTGGCCGGCGGTGGCTCCAGGGCTGGTGGCTTTGGTGGAGGACGTAGCGGTGGCTTTGGGGGTGGCTATGGAGGAGGCTTTGGTGGTGGCTTTGGTGGTGGCAGAGGAATGGGAGGTGGCTTTGGAGGAGCTGGTGGCTTTGGAGGAGCTGGTGGTTTTGGCGGTCCTGGAGGCTTTGGTGGTCCTGGTGGCTTCGGTGGTCCTGGAGGTTTTGGTGGTCCTGGTGGCTTTGGCCCAGGTGGCTTCCCAGGTGGAATCCAGGAAGTGACTGTGAACCAGAGCCTCCTGCAGCCCCTCAATGTGGAGATCGACCCCCAGATTGGGCAAGTAAAGGCCCAGGAGCGCGAGCAGATCAAGACCCTCAACAACAAGTTTGCTTCCTTCATCGACAAG GTGCGATTCTTGGAGCAACAGAACAAGGTCCTGGAGACCAAGTGGAACCTCCTCCAGCAGCAGGGCACAAATTCCGTCACGGGCACCAACAACCTCGAACCCCTCTTTGAGAGCTATATCAGCAGCCTTCGGAACCACCTGAGTTATCTCCAAGGGGAGAGAGGCCGCCTGGACTCAGAGCTGAGGAACATGCAGGACCTGGTGGAGGACTTCAAGAAGAA ATATGAGGATGAAATTAATAAACGTACAGCAGCTGAGAATGAATTTGTAACCCTGAAGAAG GACGTGGATGCGGCGTACATGAACAAGGTGGAGCTTCAGGCCAAGACCGACTCTCTGACGGACGAGATCAACTTCCTGAGGACCTTATACGATGCG GAGCTGTCCCAGATGCACACTCAGGTCAGCGACACGTCCGTGGTGCTGTCCATGGACAACAGCCGCTCCCTGGACCTGGACAGCATCATCGCCGAGGTCAAGGCCCAGTACGAGGAGATCGCCAACCGCAGCCGGGCCGAGGCCGAGGCCTGGTACCAGACCCAG TTGGGAGAGCTGCAGACCACGGCTGGCAGGCACGGTGATGACCTGAAGAGCACCAAGAGCGAGATCATGGAGCTCAACAGGATGATCCAGAGGCTGCGGGCAGAGATCGAGAACGTCAAGAAGCAG atTGCCAACCTGCAGACAGCTGTTGCAGAAGCTGAGCAGCGTGGGGAGATGGCTCTCAAGGATGCCAAGGCCAAGCTGGATGGGCTGGAGACCGCCCTTACAAAGGCCAAGGATGACCTGGCCCGGCTGCTGCGTGACTACCAGGAGCTGATGAACGTCAAGCTGGCCCTGGACGTGGAGATCGCCACCTACCGCAAGCTGCTGGAGGGCGAGGAGTGCAG GATGTCTGGAGAGTGCCAGAGTGCTGTAAACATCT CCGtggtcagcagcagcagcactaCCTCGGCGTCAGCTGGTGGTTACGGAGGCGGCTACGGCGGTGGCTTCGGCATGGGAGGTGGCGCCGGCGGCGGCTTTGGCCGAGGAGGCGGCAGTGGATTGGGAGGCGGTAGCGGGTTCGGCGGCGGCAGCGGCTTCGGCGGCAGCGGCGGCTTCGGCTCTGGAGCCGGGGGTCGCTGTGGGGTCAGTGGCGGAGGCTTCAGCTCAGGCAGTAACCGTGGCAGCAGCTCCAGCAGCATCAAGATCTCTCAGTCCTCCCAGCGCAGCTTcagataa